The DNA sequence GCCGATGACGACGGCGAGTTCGGCTTCCCAGTCCACGGTGTCCGATTCCTGCGGCAGGGCCAGGTCGTCGTTGGGGCCGATCAGGGATTCGGCGTATTTGGCGAACAGGGTGGGGTGCTCGGGAACCTCCCGGCCCATTTCCTTGATGTGGTTGCGGTAGTTGTGGCCCACGCAGATGATCTTGCCGGGGGAGGGCACGACGGCGGCGAGGTCGGCGCCGTCCACTGGGTGCGTTGCGCCGTTGGCCGCCTTGGCGGTGGTTTCCCAGTTGGGGTCCTTCAGCAGGGCCCCGACGTCGGAGAAGCCCGGGATCTCGGTGAGGGTGTCGCCGTCCTGGCGGACCGCCTTGGTGCCGTCAGCGGTGCGGAGGGTGAGGAGTTTCATTACTTGGTGCGTCCTTCGATGTAGGTGCGGTTGAAGTTCAGGCGCTCAAAGATGGGTGCGTCGCTGAACCGGAACAAATCAAACTCGGATTCGGCCTGCAGGGACCAGGCGGCCCAGGACGGGACCACGAACAGGTCGCCCTTGGCCAGGACCCTGGTTTCGCCGTTGAGCGTCACGGTGCCGGTGCCGTCGAAGACCTGCCAGACGCTGGAGCCCACCTCGCGGACGGTCTCGGTCCAGGCGCCGGCCCGCAGACGGTGGAACTCCGCGCGGATGGTGGGCATGACATCCCCGCCGGTGGTGGGGTTGGTGTACCGGATGGCTGCGTGGCCCTGGGACACGGTGGCGGGGTGGCCCTCGTCCTCCAGGAGCAGCTGCTCGCGCAGGGCGGCGTCGGTGTACTTCCACCGGTAGGCGGCGATGGGGGAGTTGGTGGTGTTCTCCAGTCCGGAGAGCGGGCGCAGGCCGGGGTGGGCCCAGAGCCGCTCGGAGCGGGAGATGTCCGGGGTGGCCTCGTCCGTGACGCGTTCGGTGCCGAATTCGAAGAACCCGGCGTCGGCGTAATGGACGAACGGGATGTCCAGGCCATCGATCCACGCCATGGGCTCATCGGTGTCGTTGTGGTGGCCATGGAAGTTCCAGCCCGGGGTGAGCAGGAAGTCGCCGCGGGACATGCGTACGGGATCGCCGTTCACCACGGTCCACACGCCTTCGCCTTCGACGACGAAGCGGAAGGCGTTCTGGGAGTGGCGGTGCTCGGGGGCGGTTTCGCGGCCGCCCAGGTACTGGATGGCGGCCCAGAGGGTCGGGGTGGCGTACGGGGTCCCGGCCAGGCCGGGGTTGGCCAGGGCGATGGCCCGCCGTTCCCCGCCGCGGCCCACGGGTACCAGGTCGCCGGCGCGGGCGGCGAGCGGGTACAGGTCATCCCACCGCCATACGTGCGGTACCGCCTTGGGGGACGGGACCATGGGCATCAGGTCCGCGATCTCCGTCCACAGGGGAATCAGGTTTTCCTTGTTGAAGTCCTTGTACAGCTGCTCGAGCTGGGCAGCCTCCTCGGGGGTGGGCTCGGGAACATGGTGTTCCTGTGCCACGGATTCGTGCGTTTGGTTTTCAGCGCTGATCGACACTGGCCTTCTCCTTGCGTGCGGACTGACTGCGACGTGGATTCGACCCTAAGGAATGAGCGCTGTGATCCCCAGCATATTCTGTAGAGCAGAAAGAGCTGCCAGTCGTGGTCAGCCGCCCGCGCCGCCGTCGGCCGGATTGGCCGCGATGTCCATCTCCAGTTGGCGCCGGGTTTCCATCATCACGCCCACCAGCCCTGCGTCGAACAGTGGCCGGAACCTGGCCACCGGAGTGGCGACGCTCAAGGCGCCCACCACCATGCCCTTGCCGTTGTGCAGCGCCATCCCGAAGGCGCTGATGCCCTCCTCGGTGCCCTCGAAGTTGGCAGCGAATCCGTTGGCCCGCACCGACTCAAGTTCGCGCAGGAATGCCGGGTACTCGGCGTCGGGAATGTAGTCGCCGGCCAGCTCCGCGTTGGGGCTGCGGAACAGCTGTTCCAGCGCGGCCGGTTCCAGCTCCGCCAGGATGGCTTTGCCTCCCGATGCCTTGTGCGCCGGGAGCAATGTCCCCTGGCGGTCACCCACACGCAGAATATTCGAGCTTTCCACCGTGTCCAGGAACCGGACCTTGGTGCCCACCCGGATCATCAGGTTGACGGTCTCGTTGGTGCGGGCGCACAGGACTTCCATGTGTGGCCGGGAGATGTCGCGCAGCTGCCGGGTCCAGCTGAACCCGGCAGGGCCGGCGCCCATCGCCGGGCCCGGCACGTAACGGCGCGTTTCGTCCTGCACCGCGAAGCCGCGGTAGACCAGCATGGCCAGGAGCCGGTGGGCGGTGGACGGGGCCACGCCCAGCTCCGCCGCGGCGTCCTTGAGCCGCAGGCTGCCCACGTCCCGCAGGAGCTGCAGCAGCTGCAGGGCGTTGTCCACCGCCTCAATGGAGTAGGT is a window from the Arthrobacter sp. NicSoilC5 genome containing:
- a CDS encoding IclR family transcriptional regulator, translating into MQNLPARRKPTYSIEAVDNALQLLQLLRDVGSLRLKDAAAELGVAPSTAHRLLAMLVYRGFAVQDETRRYVPGPAMGAGPAGFSWTRQLRDISRPHMEVLCARTNETVNLMIRVGTKVRFLDTVESSNILRVGDRQGTLLPAHKASGGKAILAELEPAALEQLFRSPNAELAGDYIPDAEYPAFLRELESVRANGFAANFEGTEEGISAFGMALHNGKGMVVGALSVATPVARFRPLFDAGLVGVMMETRRQLEMDIAANPADGGAGG
- a CDS encoding cupin domain-containing protein, with the translated sequence MSISAENQTHESVAQEHHVPEPTPEEAAQLEQLYKDFNKENLIPLWTEIADLMPMVPSPKAVPHVWRWDDLYPLAARAGDLVPVGRGGERRAIALANPGLAGTPYATPTLWAAIQYLGGRETAPEHRHSQNAFRFVVEGEGVWTVVNGDPVRMSRGDFLLTPGWNFHGHHNDTDEPMAWIDGLDIPFVHYADAGFFEFGTERVTDEATPDISRSERLWAHPGLRPLSGLENTTNSPIAAYRWKYTDAALREQLLLEDEGHPATVSQGHAAIRYTNPTTGGDVMPTIRAEFHRLRAGAWTETVREVGSSVWQVFDGTGTVTLNGETRVLAKGDLFVVPSWAAWSLQAESEFDLFRFSDAPIFERLNFNRTYIEGRTK